A stretch of Triticum aestivum cultivar Chinese Spring chromosome 1D, IWGSC CS RefSeq v2.1, whole genome shotgun sequence DNA encodes these proteins:
- the LOC123181430 gene encoding aluminum-activated malate transporter 12 isoform X1, translating into MACAVDPSSNKNSLLMLPERVKKITRIPASWWAYAWSIGREDQRRAIHALKVGTALTLVSLLYILEPLFKGVGKNAMWAVMTVVVVLEFTAGATICKGLNRGFGTVIAASLAFIIELVAVRSGKVFRGFFVASSVFLIGMYLVKLEFRMAKLIVSYAVAFSMTGFAATYLRFFPSIKKNYDYGVVIFLLTFNLITVSSFRQENILPLARDRLSTIAIGCAICLFMSLFVLPNWSGEDLHSRTAHKFEGLARSVEGCVNEYFRDQEKHDNILDKQTSRASIHTGYREVLDSKSSDESLAHYASWEPRHSMQCYSYPWQKYVKLGSVLRHFAYTVAALHGCLESEIQTPTSVRSLFRTPCTRVAREVTKVLQELADSIRNHHRCAPDVLCDHLHEALQDLNSAIRSQPRLFLGSKHGSANSRMLMELNSSKHATSRTALPSFKTDTASILERKNTKADQPSERSERSTLGRTLSKIAITSLEFSEALPFAAFASLLVEMVVRLELVIEEVKELERAANFKEFTRHDHLTIDITCKEEKRNNDGVRLGSHTVSPAAE; encoded by the exons ATGGCTTGTGCTGTAGATCCCAGCAGCAACAAGAACAGCTTGCTGATGCTTCCTGAGAGAGTGAAGAAGATCACCAGGATTCCTGCTTCGTGGTGGGCGTACGCATGGAGTATTGGAAGAGAAGATCAAAGGAGAGCCATTCATGCTCTCAAGGTTGGGACAGCTCTCACACTAGTCTCGCTCTTGTATATACTAGAACCGTTGTTCAAAGGAGTGGGAAAGAATGCAATGTGGGCTGTCATGACGGTTGTTGTTGTGCTCGAATTTACCGCAG GTGCAACCATATGCAAAGGTCTGAATAGAGGGTTCGGAACAGTCATAGCGGCATCTCTAGCATTTATCATTGAACTTGTAGCAGTAAGATCTGGAAAAGTTTTCCGCGGTTTCTTTGTGGCATCTTCAGTATTTCTGATAGGTATGTACCTTGTAAAATTGGAATTTAGGATGGCCAAATTAATAGTATCTTATGCCGTAGCATTTTCAATGACAGGATTCGCGGCAACATATTTGAGATTCTTCCCATCCATTAAGAAGAATTATGATTATGGTGTGGTGATTTTTTTGCTAACCTTCAATCTGATAACGGTCTCAAGCTTCCGCCAGGAGAACATACTGCCTTTAGCACGAGATCGCTTGAGTACAATTGCCATAGGGTGTGCCATATGCCTCTTTATGAGCCTCTTTGTGTTGCCAAACTGGTCGGGAGAGGACCTCCACAGCCGCACTGCGCACAAATTTGAAGGATTGGCAAGATCAGTTGAAG GTTGTGTGAATGAGTATTTCCGAGATCAAGAGAAGCATGATAACATTCTTGATAAGCAGACATCGAGAGCTTCCATTCATACTGGGTATAGAGAAGTACTAGACTCAAAATCAAGTGACGAGTCCCTG GCACACTATGCAAGCTGGGAGCCAAGACACTCAATGCAGTGTTACAGTTACCCATGGCAAAAGTATGTGAAGCTCGGATCTGTGCTTAGACACTTCGCATATACTGTCGCTGCACTTCATGGATGCCTTGAATCAGAAATTCAG ACTCCGACATCCGTCAGATCACTATTTCGAACCCCATGCACTAGAGTTGCACGAGAGGTGACCAAGGTTCTACAGGAGCTTGCAGACAGCATAAGAAATCACCATCGTTGTGCCCCTGATGTGTTGTGCGATCATCTTCATGAAGCACTACAGGATCTAAACTCAGCAATAAGGTCACAACCACGGCTATTTCTCGGCTCAAAACATGGATCTGCCAATAGTCGTATGCTAATGGAACtgaattcaagcaagcatgccacCTCAAGAACTGCTCTGCCCTCATTCAAGACTGATACAGCATCGATATTAGAAAGGAAGAACACAAAAGCAGATCAACCATCAGAACGCAGTGAGAGGAGCACATTAGGGCGGACGCTAAGTAAGATAGCTATCACGAGCCTTGAGTTCTCTGAAGCACTACCATTCGCTGCTTTTGCTTCGTTACTGGTAGAAATGGTAGTACGACTGGAGTTGGTTATTGAGGAAGTAAAGGAACTGGAAAGGGCTGCAAATTTTAAAGAGTTCACTCGCCATGACCATCTGACCATTGATATCACTTGCAAGGAGGAGAAGAGAAACAATGATGGTGTGCGATTAGGGAGCCACACAGTTTCTCCTGCAGCTGAATAA
- the LOC123181430 gene encoding aluminum-activated malate transporter 12 isoform X2, which translates to MACAVDPSSNKNSLLMLPERVKKITRIPASWWAYAWSIGREDQRRAIHALKVGTALTLVSLLYILEPLFKGVGKNAMWAVMTVVVVLEFTAGATICKGLNRGFGTVIAASLAFIIELVAVRSGKVFRGFFVASSVFLIGFAATYLRFFPSIKKNYDYGVVIFLLTFNLITVSSFRQENILPLARDRLSTIAIGCAICLFMSLFVLPNWSGEDLHSRTAHKFEGLARSVEGCVNEYFRDQEKHDNILDKQTSRASIHTGYREVLDSKSSDESLAHYASWEPRHSMQCYSYPWQKYVKLGSVLRHFAYTVAALHGCLESEIQTPTSVRSLFRTPCTRVAREVTKVLQELADSIRNHHRCAPDVLCDHLHEALQDLNSAIRSQPRLFLGSKHGSANSRMLMELNSSKHATSRTALPSFKTDTASILERKNTKADQPSERSERSTLGRTLSKIAITSLEFSEALPFAAFASLLVEMVVRLELVIEEVKELERAANFKEFTRHDHLTIDITCKEEKRNNDGVRLGSHTVSPAAE; encoded by the exons ATGGCTTGTGCTGTAGATCCCAGCAGCAACAAGAACAGCTTGCTGATGCTTCCTGAGAGAGTGAAGAAGATCACCAGGATTCCTGCTTCGTGGTGGGCGTACGCATGGAGTATTGGAAGAGAAGATCAAAGGAGAGCCATTCATGCTCTCAAGGTTGGGACAGCTCTCACACTAGTCTCGCTCTTGTATATACTAGAACCGTTGTTCAAAGGAGTGGGAAAGAATGCAATGTGGGCTGTCATGACGGTTGTTGTTGTGCTCGAATTTACCGCAG GTGCAACCATATGCAAAGGTCTGAATAGAGGGTTCGGAACAGTCATAGCGGCATCTCTAGCATTTATCATTGAACTTGTAGCAGTAAGATCTGGAAAAGTTTTCCGCGGTTTCTTTGTGGCATCTTCAGTATTTCTGATAG GATTCGCGGCAACATATTTGAGATTCTTCCCATCCATTAAGAAGAATTATGATTATGGTGTGGTGATTTTTTTGCTAACCTTCAATCTGATAACGGTCTCAAGCTTCCGCCAGGAGAACATACTGCCTTTAGCACGAGATCGCTTGAGTACAATTGCCATAGGGTGTGCCATATGCCTCTTTATGAGCCTCTTTGTGTTGCCAAACTGGTCGGGAGAGGACCTCCACAGCCGCACTGCGCACAAATTTGAAGGATTGGCAAGATCAGTTGAAG GTTGTGTGAATGAGTATTTCCGAGATCAAGAGAAGCATGATAACATTCTTGATAAGCAGACATCGAGAGCTTCCATTCATACTGGGTATAGAGAAGTACTAGACTCAAAATCAAGTGACGAGTCCCTG GCACACTATGCAAGCTGGGAGCCAAGACACTCAATGCAGTGTTACAGTTACCCATGGCAAAAGTATGTGAAGCTCGGATCTGTGCTTAGACACTTCGCATATACTGTCGCTGCACTTCATGGATGCCTTGAATCAGAAATTCAG ACTCCGACATCCGTCAGATCACTATTTCGAACCCCATGCACTAGAGTTGCACGAGAGGTGACCAAGGTTCTACAGGAGCTTGCAGACAGCATAAGAAATCACCATCGTTGTGCCCCTGATGTGTTGTGCGATCATCTTCATGAAGCACTACAGGATCTAAACTCAGCAATAAGGTCACAACCACGGCTATTTCTCGGCTCAAAACATGGATCTGCCAATAGTCGTATGCTAATGGAACtgaattcaagcaagcatgccacCTCAAGAACTGCTCTGCCCTCATTCAAGACTGATACAGCATCGATATTAGAAAGGAAGAACACAAAAGCAGATCAACCATCAGAACGCAGTGAGAGGAGCACATTAGGGCGGACGCTAAGTAAGATAGCTATCACGAGCCTTGAGTTCTCTGAAGCACTACCATTCGCTGCTTTTGCTTCGTTACTGGTAGAAATGGTAGTACGACTGGAGTTGGTTATTGAGGAAGTAAAGGAACTGGAAAGGGCTGCAAATTTTAAAGAGTTCACTCGCCATGACCATCTGACCATTGATATCACTTGCAAGGAGGAGAAGAGAAACAATGATGGTGTGCGATTAGGGAGCCACACAGTTTCTCCTGCAGCTGAATAA